The Microbacterium sp. SORGH_AS_0428 genome contains the following window.
GCGTGGGTGAGCGGCATGAGCTCGGTCCAGAACGCCTCCATCTTCTCGGCGCACATCTCGATCTCGCGCTGCGGGAACGACGGGAAGTGGGTTCCCTCCACCTTGGTGCGCAGCGAGAGGAAGTTCATGAGCGCACGGGCGTTCATGGTGACGTACATCGAGGAGTAGATGTTCAGCGGCAGTACGATCCGCGCAACCTCGCGGGCGACACCGGCGTCCAGCATCCGCTGGTAGGCCTCGAAGGCCTGGATGCTGGCGGCGCGGGTGGTCTCGTCGACCAGCTCGAACTGCTCGTCGGTGCCGGCGAGGAACTCGTACGCGCCGGGCTTGCCCACCTGGATGAGGTTGCGCTCGCGGGCCGGCACATAGAAGACAGGGCGCAGCTCGCGGTAGCGGCCCGACTCCTCGTTGTACGAGGCCATCCGGTGGCGCATGAACTCGCGGAAGACGAAGATCGGCGCCTGCACGTAGAACGTCATCGAGTTGTGCTCGAACGGTGAGCCGTGACGGTCGCGCATCAGGTAGTTGATGAGTCCGCGATCGCGCGCGGTCGCCTGGTCGCCGGATGCGGCGGACTCGAGCGTCTGCTCCCCCTGCGTCGACACGCGCGCGGCGAAGAGCACGTCGGAGTCGGAGGCGCTGGAACGGACGAGCTCGACCGTCACGTCGCTGCGGAACTGGATCTCGGCACTGGACGCGTCACTCACCCCCTCAGCGTATCCCGGCGCTGTGTTACGTACATGCGTCATCTTCGGCGGAATCGATGCCCGCGCATGCAGGCAGGTCTAGCCTGGGATGTCGTGGACCCCCTCATCGCCGTCGCCGTGCTGGCCGCGCTCCTCGCGGCGACCGTCGGCCTCGGTCTCGCCCTCCGCTGGCGTCAGAACCGGCCACGTCGCGTGGACCCGGACGAGGTGGTGGACCCGGCGCGTCTCGGCGCTCCCGCCCTGGGCGAGGTGGCCACGCTGCTGCAGTTCAGCACCGAGTTCTGTGCCCGTTGCCCCGGCGTGCACCGCACGCTCTCCGACATCGCCGCGGATCTACCCGGTGTGGTGCACCTCGACGTGGATCTCACGCACCGCACCGACATCGCCCAGCACTTCCGCGTCCTGCAGACGCCGACGACGCTCATCCTCGATCACCGGGGCACCGTGCGCACGCGGTTCGGCGGAACACCGCGCCGCGACGTGGTGGAGTTGGAACTCGCCCGCGTGACCGAGGAGTCGACCCGTGTCTGACCGTTCGCCCGCCCGGATCGATGTGCGCGGCCCCCGCTTCGCCGCCTCCCTCACCGCCGTGCTCCTGCTGATCGCGGTGCTTCTCGGCCTCACCGGCGCCTCGGCTGCTCCCTCTGCGGGAGCGTACGGGTGGTTCGCCTACCAACCGCTTGCCGAAGGAACGCTCACCTCTGCGCCCCTGGGAGCGGTGCTGACCCACCGGGCGGCCGATCCGGGCTTCATCCTTCTGGCCGTGATCGCCGCTCTCTTCCTGTGGGGTGTGGTGTCGCCGCGGACCGCACCGTGGGGCGTGCTGTACCGCAGACTCGTGCAGCCTCGCCTGCGCCCGGCGACCGAGTTCGAAGACCCGCGCCCGCCGCGATTCGCCCAGGGCGTGGGGCTGTTCGTCACGGTGATCGGACTGGTGCTGCATCTTCTCGGGGTGCCCTGGGCGCTCCCGATCGCCGCCGCGGCCGCGTTCGTGGCCGCCTTCTTGAATGCTGTGTTCGGCCTCTGCCTCGGCTGCCAGCTCTACCTGATCCTCGCCCGCGCGGGCATCATCCGCACCGCCCGCCCGGTCTGAGCACACGCCGGTGTCAAGACCGGCGCCTTCGCAAAGTTCCGACGGTTACGCTGTGCCCCGAGGGCCGAAACGCGGCCGGAGGGAGACGACCATGAGTGTCACCAGCGAAGCCAGCACCAGCTGGAAGGGAAGCCTCGCAGAGGG
Protein-coding sequences here:
- a CDS encoding DUF4395 domain-containing protein, with the translated sequence MSDRSPARIDVRGPRFAASLTAVLLLIAVLLGLTGASAAPSAGAYGWFAYQPLAEGTLTSAPLGAVLTHRAADPGFILLAVIAALFLWGVVSPRTAPWGVLYRRLVQPRLRPATEFEDPRPPRFAQGVGLFVTVIGLVLHLLGVPWALPIAAAAAFVAAFLNAVFGLCLGCQLYLILARAGIIRTARPV
- the thyX gene encoding FAD-dependent thymidylate synthase, with the translated sequence MSDASSAEIQFRSDVTVELVRSSASDSDVLFAARVSTQGEQTLESAASGDQATARDRGLINYLMRDRHGSPFEHNSMTFYVQAPIFVFREFMRHRMASYNEESGRYRELRPVFYVPARERNLIQVGKPGAYEFLAGTDEQFELVDETTRAASIQAFEAYQRMLDAGVAREVARIVLPLNIYSSMYVTMNARALMNFLSLRTKVEGTHFPSFPQREIEMCAEKMEAFWTELMPLTHAAFNANGRVAP
- a CDS encoding thioredoxin family protein, giving the protein MDPLIAVAVLAALLAATVGLGLALRWRQNRPRRVDPDEVVDPARLGAPALGEVATLLQFSTEFCARCPGVHRTLSDIAADLPGVVHLDVDLTHRTDIAQHFRVLQTPTTLILDHRGTVRTRFGGTPRRDVVELELARVTEESTRV